The genomic window ttaaaataaaccaataatttttaatcatgtaccaattaagtaaaaatggtattaacattattataatatggtataagaTCACGGAACATCGAGTGACACGTGCGACAATGCGATAACGCGACGCGTTTCTTAGGAGTGACGCGACAATTGATAGAAAAACGCAGTTAAAGATAACAAGCAAAATACGTAATAGACACTACGTTTTGTaaggaaaagaaaaaaaaacttacaggaaaaatttaaattatacaatttagaataaattagacattagcaatatatatatatattaaattattcataatcagTTGCAACGAACTAGAAAAACAACGAATTTAgcgaagtaaaataaaaaagtgtgTGACGTGTGTCGTTCACAGTGCGAACAGagacttaaaattgtatttaacacACTTCTTTTATAAGActatttacaaacaatacaAACTACCCACTATAGCTTAATCTTGTTTTTgttcattgataaaatataataatattatctatcgtACATTTTCCTTACaacattcttatttttttttatatgtaggtCTTCTATCTCTCTGTCGAATAGTCACAGGATAACCATTAGAACTTCTCAGTAATACatctatttgtaatttaatatcggTTAATTTCATATCTGTGTGTATACTGTAGTTtcgtaaaaatgttgatattagAACCTTCATTGACAGCATAGCATATTTGGATCctgtcatttaaataaatttaaataaattaaatacacgtACAAACATACATGGgaactatatactattttttcgtTAATATATGACATTTATGAGATATATCTTtcaacttataagttataagcaattatattatacattacctaTGCAACCTCTCGGACCACCACTGAAcgctataaaactatatttatggcgtttattaacattttcagcGTCAAAATTATCTGGATTATACGACCATGGATTTGGATACAACTCAGGCATATGGTGAGTGGTCAGTGGAGATATAAGACAGATTGTTCCTTTTGGCAGAATGAGATCATCggaaacttaattaaaaatttattaaattgtgcaatttattatattttagaaattttattattcacttacaaattttaacatCATCATCAAGTTGTCTAAGAAACAACGGTACTAAAGGGTATAATCGAAGAGTTTCCCGTATACATTGCTCGAGATAAACTAATTTGGTAGTATCTTCAATAGTTATTGTTTGGTCACCATTACCtaatacttcaaaaatttCATCGTAAACCTtgtcctataatattaaaaagtaacaaTCAGTACAatagtgtatttttaatttggataATATGATCAAAGCTTGagagttcataaaaaaatcaaaaatattattttcgttccgaacatgaaatttataataggtacattgacATTGTCGATATTCCCGAAACTCAcacaaaaaatactattctataatttaccatgatttaaatgtaaattatttaaaaactaatataatatataatagtaatacaccataggtactatttaaattttttaaatattataatacgcaagCACTCACTTGAATTTCTGGATGTATAGCTAAcatcaataaacaaaaacatactGTGACAGTACTAGTTTCACTACCCTGTAATAAGTTTATCAAtggtacttaaaaattgtctGCACACATTGCCATTTTTAGTTACACTTACACTCATCATCATAGTCACAACTTCATCTCTAATTTCTTCATCGGAAAAGTTTTCACCGCCTTCattcaaatcaaataacgTGTCTAGAAACACTTTTAAAGgcttttctaaaatataattaaaataaataattaaacattctgtgtaatttcattttatttcatattattcattatcacCATCGTTGACATCCATagcgttatttttatttcccatTTTTCTTTGTGCGTATATTTCTTTCATTTCTCTGATCacctaaaatagtaaaaaataatttttaagatatgttaattctaaaaataaaatatatttatttacataaagtGTGTTTTTTTCATCAGTGAACAcccattatttcaaaaagtatagactttgttcaaatttttagattcatgttttattcaattgtataaaattcttatttttttcacatttatattaaataataaaaatactatcaacttttgattttcaaatgccaaagttatattaataagggcataattaataaagctaTTTTTTCACAGACTGTCttgttagaattttttttgtttttattaattcattgacGAGTTAGCGGCTTAAAGTTGTGTGGTTTTAGAAGATTTTTAGGTGTTATagaatacataggtactactAAACAGCACTGTTGGGACTAGGatttttatttgcaaataCCATTAGCTACAATTATAGTAATGAATTTTGTATTGTCGGATTCAtgattgataattattgtatttagtactttaaaatttgtacttattataatttaaggcCTGCACAGCGCACGCACACTGTGTACGGGTACGAATAGAAATCGTAGTTCCGACGGTGCTAAAAGGTAATTAGTTTATACGTATTACAcctaaaaaccattaaaaaccACCTAACTTTGAGCAGCGTTTATATAACATGACAACGGAtcaacaaaagttaaaaactaaagtgaaaattaatttatcagtttgtgaaattgttaatataagtTGCCATTTGTAAAtcgaaaattaatagtttttttttttttattatttaacataagagtgataaaagtaaaaatgtatattgtagtaggaaaaaatatatttaaaaaactggcCAAGTGCGAGTCGGACTCACACACGAAGAGTTCTATAccatttctataattttttggtaATAAACTTTTTCAATTAACTTTTTGATCTTTGCTGttattttacagaaatttATTGGCAATGTGATACATCGTGTTGATTCATCGATTACtatagaaacaaataataatactttcttTCGtgctaattataattattattattattgtaagcaACCaaaattattgctattattgtAACTAATAGCAAccaaaataaccaaaattccaattgtaaatctcaaaatttcTGTTTGAGCACCTCCCCGGATTGGGCCTATcacttttttaaagtatttgttgTTATAGCAGTAATCAAAATACATAACCTGTGAAAATGTCACTTGTCTAACTATCACGGCTAATGAGATGCAGCTTGATGACAGACGGACGGAAGGACAGCGGAGCCAAAGTAATAGGGTCCCGTTTTACGGTACGGAaccctaaaaattttaaaaaattcattcattttaaactaatgAGTGTTCAATGATAAAAGAAATCAcccaaaatatactaaattattaaattacctgATTTGGAAGTTTGTGAAATGTTTTGTAGACATTGTGTAGCCccataatttttctataaatcgaaaatattatatcggaATATAACCATGGTTTGTAAAGTCTCAAAGAATCTAATTTCGAtactctaaataatataaatatgtattaaaatatattctttgtattttatacatttaattgtacTACTTTATTAATGCTTCAACAAATTCAGACTCTTTATTTGATTGAGTGTCAAGATTGTAACCCATAGCGGTTTCtaggaattatataatattacatgaatagatagtgaataaaatgtaaataccaataaagattattgtacatattttaaatatattttaaatacttacgaCAAATTATATCcagattaattttcaatatatagtCCAAAAGATCAAATGGTTGTGTTTTACCTAATTCcttctttaaattttcaatgagAAATCGGTTTTTCTCGTTAAAAACAGGAAAAAATTGATCGAAAAGATTAGCGTTAAAAACGGGAGCAATAAGACGACGATGTTTTCGCCATTTAtgaactataaacattttaaaaattattatattgaataagatAGATTGTTTTAtgagttaaattataagtaataattaataataatgtataaatagtttaaatatttctgtttttcTTGATTCTTTGTTGgtatattgcatttataaaaaaaaaatattatctactagAAACCTTGAATTTTAAcctttttaaactaatttataaatactgagcaatcattatataattgttataattgatttataaaattaaaatacatctgTTTAGAACATacagtacattatataatgatggttaatatttattaactatgtttttataacgttattttaaccattttacttgttatttgttatttatttgttatttcacacttcattaaattttttgacagcgatttaatttaattatgattatatttctagagcaatttattaataaaatttcaaataaattattatggaagatataaaaaaatggtatgtAAATTATCAATGATTACACTATTTTACACTGACCTGGGGCTGAAATCAAGCCTTCACCAAcggtattcttaaaaaaattgtaaaacttaGATTTACCCAAGGCCTTGgaactgtttaatattatctgaaaaaaattagGATTTAAATTCTGGGTAGTTATTGAATATCCGTCATGTTTTGACACTCTAGAAATTATGTATCgaataatatgtgaaaaaatatcacatatattttcattttcttacTCCCACACCCTCATTCCACTTATGTTTTCATCAAACAAATTTATCTctgtaattcatttaaataaggCTTTATGgggttttttattaaaataattacttgtaAGTCTTCTGGCTTGCTTATGACTACGCCAAAATATGGTCCCAACCACACTTTGCACGGTTCGCAACCATAACTGTTGAACAGTTGAATT from Aphis gossypii isolate Hap1 chromosome 1, ASM2018417v2, whole genome shotgun sequence includes these protein-coding regions:
- the LOC114125149 gene encoding cytochrome P450 4C1-like — translated: MRIALSNGTNIEVSHDFQSTSKHSSGWFKMTITELTTYALVSFIVVLWCYFKWKNRHFEKIASKLKGPPSYPIIGSALVSIGTHQQFSDNIIQLFNSYGCEPCKVWLGPYFGVVISKPEDLQIILNSSKALGKSKFYNFFKNTVGEGLISAPVHKWRKHRRLIAPVFNANLFDQFFPVFNEKNRFLIENLKKELGKTQPFDLLDYILKINLDIICQTAMGYNLDTQSNKESEFVEALIKVSKLDSLRLYKPWLYSDIIFSIYRKIMGLHNVYKTFHKLPNQVIREMKEIYAQRKMGNKNNAMDVNDEKPLKVFLDTLFDLNEGGENFSDEEIRDEVVTMMMSGSETSTVTVCFCLLMLAIHPEIQDKVYDEIFEVLGNGDQTITIEDTTKLVYLEQCIRETLRLYPLVPLFLRQLDDDVKIFSDDLILPKGTICLISPLTTHHMPELYPNPWSYNPDNFDAENVNKRHKYSFIAFSGGPRGCIGSKYAMLSMKVLISTFLRNYSIHTDMKLTDIKLQIDVLLRSSNGYPVTIRQRDRRPTYKKK